A genomic segment from Candidatus Viadribacter manganicus encodes:
- a CDS encoding DUF882 domain-containing protein, whose product MNRRTFLQAAGGAVFNAALVGAIGANMIPPAYATQPSPAPTQARQLSFLNTHTGDTFVGAYWERGDYVTDAMSAINQVMRDHRSGEVHAIDPRLLDQLHTLKGLVGASSPFQIISGYRSPVTNAALHEQSSGVATRSLHMEGRAIDIRVRGVELPRLRDAALGMSAGGVGYYEASDFIHVDTGRVRRW is encoded by the coding sequence ATGAATCGACGCACATTTCTGCAAGCCGCTGGCGGGGCGGTTTTTAATGCAGCGCTTGTTGGCGCAATCGGCGCCAACATGATCCCGCCAGCTTACGCCACGCAGCCATCTCCAGCGCCAACGCAGGCGCGTCAGCTTTCGTTCCTGAACACTCACACAGGCGACACGTTCGTCGGCGCCTATTGGGAACGCGGCGATTACGTTACCGACGCCATGAGCGCCATAAATCAGGTCATGCGTGACCATCGCTCCGGCGAAGTGCACGCCATCGATCCACGCTTGCTCGATCAGCTACATACGCTGAAAGGCCTCGTCGGCGCGTCATCACCGTTCCAAATCATCTCTGGCTACCGTTCGCCGGTAACCAACGCTGCGCTGCACGAACAGTCCAGCGGCGTCGCGACACGCAGCCTCCACATGGAAGGCCGCGCCATCGACATTCGTGTCCGCGGCGTTGAGCTGCCGCGTCTACGCGACGCCGCTCTCGGCATGAGCGCGGGCGGCGTCGGCTATTATGAAGCTTCAGATTTCATTCACGTCGACACCGGCCGCGTTCGGCGCTGGTAG
- a CDS encoding acetyl-CoA acetyltransferase has protein sequence MDESKIPVIVGVGQTNDRDERLNAIELMAAALRNADADGGGGWLGRANTLDVVAQLSFPEFADASAPLAQILGITPRHCAQTRYPMGDSPVALLNTAANRIAAGEADICLVAGGEALRTAAKRAAGGARDAVRESAARATREGRARYGIVAPTDVYPFYENACRAAWGQTLSQAQRESADIWSGFSRVATANPNAWLRTPYTSEQILEVSPSNRPIAFPYTKLMVANASVNQGAAFIVTSLARAKAGGVAEANLVYVGRGAAAREPGDVLARDHVNRSPSLEASLSGALRFNGLTSSDLDCVELYSCFPVMPKLARRAIDWPLDSPMTVFGGLTFGGGPVGNYMSHAIASMTEALRLSGTHGLLFGNGGFATTSHSIIISRDPQIATQGVHDPSVQDDADSWREAAPTLIETYSGEATLETYTIFYDREGAPKSGVIVARTANDERTLTFAGRDDTQLITFLTDGAREPVGVSGQITTDAEGLNHWRL, from the coding sequence ATGGACGAGAGCAAAATCCCAGTCATCGTCGGCGTCGGCCAGACCAATGATCGCGACGAGCGGCTAAACGCGATAGAGTTGATGGCTGCTGCACTGCGAAACGCAGACGCCGATGGCGGCGGGGGATGGCTCGGGCGCGCCAACACGCTGGATGTCGTTGCGCAACTTTCGTTTCCGGAATTCGCCGACGCCTCGGCGCCGCTGGCGCAAATACTTGGGATCACGCCACGTCATTGCGCGCAAACCCGCTACCCAATGGGCGACAGCCCAGTAGCGCTCCTGAACACCGCCGCGAACCGCATCGCCGCGGGCGAAGCAGACATTTGTCTCGTCGCCGGCGGCGAAGCATTGCGTACAGCCGCCAAACGCGCAGCAGGCGGCGCACGCGACGCTGTGCGGGAATCTGCGGCACGAGCAACACGGGAAGGCCGCGCCCGCTACGGCATCGTCGCCCCGACGGATGTCTATCCATTCTACGAAAACGCCTGCCGCGCAGCGTGGGGTCAAACGCTGTCGCAAGCCCAGCGTGAAAGCGCGGATATTTGGTCGGGCTTCTCTCGCGTCGCGACCGCAAACCCCAACGCCTGGCTGCGCACGCCTTACACGTCGGAGCAAATTCTAGAGGTCTCGCCCAGCAATAGGCCCATCGCCTTTCCATACACCAAGCTCATGGTGGCGAACGCCTCCGTGAACCAAGGCGCTGCGTTCATCGTCACCAGCCTCGCCCGCGCAAAGGCAGGGGGCGTGGCCGAAGCGAACCTCGTATATGTCGGCCGCGGCGCAGCAGCGCGTGAGCCGGGCGATGTGCTGGCGCGAGATCACGTCAACCGCTCACCCAGTTTGGAGGCGTCACTGAGCGGCGCGCTTCGCTTCAACGGCCTCACCAGCAGCGATCTCGATTGCGTTGAACTCTACTCGTGCTTTCCCGTGATGCCAAAACTCGCGCGGCGCGCCATCGACTGGCCGCTCGACAGCCCAATGACCGTCTTCGGCGGTCTGACATTCGGCGGCGGGCCGGTCGGCAATTACATGAGCCACGCTATTGCTTCGATGACGGAAGCACTGCGCCTCAGCGGCACGCACGGCTTGCTCTTCGGCAATGGCGGCTTCGCAACAACAAGCCACAGCATCATCATCTCGCGTGATCCGCAGATCGCTACTCAAGGCGTGCACGATCCCAGCGTTCAGGACGACGCAGATTCCTGGCGCGAGGCGGCGCCCACCCTCATCGAAACCTATTCCGGCGAAGCCACGCTCGAGACCTACACAATCTTCTACGATCGCGAAGGCGCACCAAAGAGCGGCGTCATCGTCGCAAGGACGGCCAACGATGAGCGCACGTTGACCTTTGCCGGCCGCGACGATACCCAACTCATCACCTTCCTCACCGACGGCGCGCGCGAACCTGTTGGCGTCTCCGGCCAAATCACGACCGACGCTGAAGGCCTCAATCACTGGCGCCTCTAG
- a CDS encoding PhoH family protein, protein MAKRTTKRRQAQGVLNVQEFQRDDRRQRNLQVLEGGYQPANDANRDHSFVKNVRPKSKGQSALMEAIDTHAMVLALGPAGTGKTYLAITKAVEALEAGKVGRIVLSRPAVEAGESLGFLPGAMEDKLAPYLRPLYDALQDRLSPKRLKALMAEGLIEIAPVGFMRGRTLNNAFVVIDEAQNCTYGQIKMLLTRLGWNSTMVVTGDPAQTDLLPDLSGLHTVADKLEGVPNIAVCRLGEVDIVRHPLVASMLGVL, encoded by the coding sequence ATGGCGAAGCGCACTACCAAGCGTCGGCAAGCCCAAGGCGTGCTCAACGTTCAAGAATTCCAGCGCGACGATCGTCGTCAGCGTAATCTGCAGGTGCTCGAAGGCGGCTATCAGCCCGCCAATGACGCAAACCGCGATCATAGCTTCGTCAAAAACGTCCGCCCGAAATCCAAAGGCCAAAGCGCGCTGATGGAAGCGATCGACACCCACGCAATGGTGTTGGCGCTCGGCCCGGCCGGCACCGGAAAAACCTACCTCGCCATCACCAAAGCGGTTGAAGCGCTCGAAGCGGGCAAAGTGGGCCGCATCGTGCTCTCACGCCCCGCGGTCGAAGCCGGCGAATCGCTTGGGTTCCTGCCCGGCGCCATGGAAGACAAGCTCGCGCCCTACCTGCGCCCACTTTACGACGCGCTTCAAGATCGCCTCTCGCCCAAGCGCCTCAAAGCATTGATGGCTGAAGGCCTCATCGAGATTGCACCCGTCGGCTTCATGCGCGGGCGCACGCTCAACAACGCCTTCGTTGTGATCGACGAAGCGCAAAACTGCACCTACGGCCAGATCAAGATGTTGCTGACGCGCCTCGGCTGGAATTCAACCATGGTTGTCACCGGAGACCCGGCTCAAACGGATTTGCTGCCGGATCTCTCTGGCCTCCACACTGTCGCTGACAAGCTCGAAGGCGTCCCGAACATCGCCGTCTGCCGCTTGGGCGAAGTCGACATCGTGCGTCACCCGCTCGTGGCCTCGATGCTAGGCGTTCTCTAG
- a CDS encoding gamma carbonic anhydrase family protein yields MPIFSLADADLEVEDPDAYWVAPGAVLIGRIVLKRNASVWFGAVLRGDNEPIIVGENSNVQDGSVLHTDMGAPLTIGKDVTIGHQVMLHGCTIADTSLIGIKATVLNHAVIPSFCLVGAHSLVTERKTFEEGSLVTGAPARFARKMEEQQRQVIQFSAHHYVENWKRYKRDMKPSRFE; encoded by the coding sequence ATGCCGATCTTTTCTCTGGCGGACGCCGATCTCGAGGTCGAGGACCCGGACGCGTACTGGGTGGCGCCGGGCGCTGTGCTGATCGGGCGGATCGTGCTGAAGCGGAATGCGAGCGTGTGGTTCGGCGCGGTGCTGCGGGGCGACAACGAGCCCATCATAGTCGGTGAAAACTCAAACGTTCAGGACGGCAGCGTTCTGCACACTGACATGGGCGCGCCACTGACCATCGGCAAAGACGTGACCATCGGCCATCAGGTCATGCTGCATGGCTGCACGATCGCCGACACCTCGCTCATTGGCATCAAGGCGACCGTCCTCAATCATGCGGTCATTCCGAGCTTCTGTTTGGTTGGCGCGCATTCGCTGGTGACGGAGCGCAAGACGTTCGAAGAAGGCTCACTCGTTACGGGCGCGCCGGCGCGCTTTGCCCGCAAGATGGAAGAGCAACAGCGCCAAGTGATCCAGTTCTCCGCGCATCACTACGTCGAAAATTGGAAACGTTATAAGCGCGACATGAAGCCAAGCCGCTTCGAGTAA
- a CDS encoding L,D-transpeptidase family protein yields MRLILMAAASALLVAACSPAAEAPSSPPAIEMSETARAQMGEINSARFTMQMPASLADVPAVPPSAVPAGATPAPSNLDPGFNPEPPPAGQTPTEATAPQSARFDAGMVRIQVLLDRAHFSPGVIDGYDGGNVRKAVSAYQEANSLPVNGVAGDALLTRLEQSDASPALVAYVLTAEDVAGPFVDVPRDLEAMSRLQRVGYEAAEEAVAEKFHMDEHLLRTLNPGADFSRAGTEIVVANGGGELTAQVASIEVDVAEGIVRAFDASNQLVAFYPATIGSGDAPAPLGEHTVRGVAFDPTYRYDPARLPSFGQRNHGALDIAAGPNNPVGAVWIALSADTYGIHGAPNPSQVSKTQSHGCIRLTNWDAVELGRAVRPGVPVAIRESSVAQRATGRG; encoded by the coding sequence ATGAGATTAATATTGATGGCCGCAGCGTCGGCCTTGTTGGTTGCAGCGTGTTCGCCGGCGGCGGAGGCGCCGAGTTCCCCGCCAGCGATTGAGATGAGCGAAACTGCGCGCGCGCAGATGGGCGAGATCAATTCCGCCCGTTTCACCATGCAGATGCCCGCAAGCCTTGCTGATGTGCCTGCGGTTCCGCCGAGCGCGGTTCCAGCTGGCGCTACGCCGGCGCCGAGCAATCTGGATCCTGGTTTCAATCCTGAACCGCCACCTGCGGGCCAGACGCCAACGGAGGCGACAGCGCCCCAGAGCGCACGCTTCGACGCAGGCATGGTGCGCATTCAGGTGCTGCTCGATCGCGCGCACTTTTCGCCGGGCGTCATCGACGGATACGATGGCGGCAACGTGCGGAAGGCAGTTTCAGCATATCAAGAAGCGAACAGCCTTCCGGTGAACGGTGTCGCAGGCGATGCGTTACTGACGCGCCTTGAGCAGTCCGACGCGTCTCCTGCTCTGGTTGCTTACGTCTTGACGGCGGAGGATGTCGCCGGACCTTTCGTTGATGTACCGCGTGATCTTGAGGCGATGTCGCGGCTTCAACGCGTGGGCTACGAAGCCGCGGAAGAAGCGGTCGCCGAGAAATTCCACATGGACGAGCATTTGTTGCGTACGCTGAACCCCGGCGCTGATTTTAGCCGTGCGGGCACGGAGATCGTGGTCGCCAATGGTGGTGGCGAGCTCACCGCTCAGGTTGCTTCGATTGAAGTTGATGTCGCAGAGGGCATCGTTCGCGCGTTCGATGCGTCCAACCAGCTTGTCGCGTTCTATCCGGCGACGATTGGCAGTGGCGATGCGCCCGCGCCTTTAGGCGAGCACACGGTTCGCGGCGTCGCATTCGATCCGACCTATCGGTACGATCCTGCGCGGTTGCCGAGCTTCGGCCAGCGCAATCACGGGGCGCTGGATATCGCCGCGGGCCCGAACAATCCTGTCGGTGCGGTTTGGATCGCACTCAGCGCTGATACGTACGGCATTCACGGCGCGCCGAACCCCTCGCAAGTCAGCAAGACGCAGTCGCACGGCTGCATTCGACTGACGAATTGGGATGCAGTGGAGCTTGGCCGCGCTGTGCGGCCGGGCGTTCCCGTCGCGATCCGTGAGAGCAGCGTGGCGCAGCGCGCGACCGGACGTGGCTAG
- a CDS encoding M23 family metallopeptidase, whose protein sequence is MKLWQATSLAVLVAAILMLNTMLSPAPATPPQVEPQQEDQKIRRRAAVITESGLIVPVAGVQASALTDTWGATRSQGRTHEGIDILAPMGTPVRAAADGHIEKFFDSERGGITIYQFDTSERFVYHYAHLSSRAPGLVEGDVVEQGDVIGYVGMSGNAPIPHLHFEIQRLTPDRRWWEAESMNPYPLLVAGRAPD, encoded by the coding sequence ATGAAATTGTGGCAGGCGACATCATTGGCTGTGCTCGTCGCGGCGATACTGATGCTGAACACTATGCTGTCGCCGGCGCCAGCGACACCGCCGCAGGTCGAGCCGCAGCAGGAAGACCAAAAAATTCGCCGTCGCGCTGCCGTGATTACGGAGTCCGGTCTCATTGTTCCCGTCGCTGGTGTGCAAGCAAGCGCACTCACAGACACGTGGGGCGCGACGCGCTCACAAGGGCGCACGCATGAAGGCATAGACATCCTGGCGCCGATGGGCACGCCGGTGCGCGCGGCGGCTGACGGGCATATCGAGAAGTTCTTCGATAGCGAGCGCGGCGGCATCACGATCTACCAGTTCGATACCAGCGAGCGCTTCGTCTACCATTACGCGCACCTAAGCAGTCGCGCGCCGGGCTTGGTTGAGGGCGACGTCGTCGAGCAGGGTGATGTCATTGGATACGTGGGGATGAGCGGAAATGCGCCGATCCCGCATCTACATTTCGAAATTCAGCGTCTCACGCCGGATCGGCGCTGGTGGGAGGCGGAGTCGATGAACCCGTATCCGCTTTTGGTTGCGGGGCGTGCGCCTGACTAG
- a CDS encoding DUF3126 family protein, translating into MNAAECTRLGAYLSKLLGSPTVSVVSKSADEANVLVDGKRVAELLRDEDEGELSYSISLAIPSAPGAKKNAPVDGPERARLQAALRTTLHAADLDVRERPRKTDSAEVYVHGEFVGTVSADEDEGAVLTMSILDIDLEGEE; encoded by the coding sequence TTGAACGCTGCCGAATGCACGCGCCTCGGCGCTTATCTTTCTAAATTGCTTGGCTCACCCACGGTGTCCGTGGTGTCGAAGTCGGCTGATGAGGCGAACGTACTTGTCGATGGCAAGCGTGTCGCGGAACTGCTGCGCGACGAGGACGAGGGCGAACTCTCGTATTCGATCAGTCTCGCCATACCCTCGGCGCCAGGCGCGAAGAAGAATGCGCCAGTTGATGGTCCCGAGCGCGCGCGGTTGCAGGCAGCGCTGCGAACGACGCTGCACGCCGCCGATCTCGATGTACGTGAGCGCCCGCGCAAGACGGATTCTGCGGAGGTTTATGTGCATGGCGAGTTCGTCGGCACGGTTTCAGCTGACGAAGACGAGGGCGCGGTGCTCACAATGAGCATCTTGGACATCGATCTTGAAGGCGAAGAATAA
- a CDS encoding NAD(P)H-dependent flavin oxidoreductase, whose product MHTPICQRLGIEFPLFAFSHCRDVVAAVSKAGGMGVLGVAAYSTERLKQELDWIEAHVGGKPYGVDLIVPNAYEGKGGASASVDALVDGLPAKHKDFATSILEKHGIKSGELDEARKNAGGFARNLADGGASSLEVAFQYPIKLIANALGTPPPLMIEMGKQHGVAVAALVGAKEHALAQAAAGVDIIIAAGTEAGGHCGDVTTMVLVPEVVEALSAANIDVPVLAAGGIVTGAQMAAAMAMGAAGAWCGSVWLTTPEAETSEVIKKKLLAASSRDTVRSKSRTGKYSRQLRSPWTDAWEAEAAPKPLAMPLQTFISEPPLRLIDKLADGGHPGAQELATYWVGQGVGLMNEPLSAGAVVQQFKEDFARAYERLAAAIGA is encoded by the coding sequence ATGCATACGCCAATCTGCCAACGTCTAGGCATAGAGTTTCCGTTGTTTGCGTTTTCGCATTGTCGCGATGTCGTAGCGGCAGTGTCGAAGGCCGGTGGCATGGGCGTGCTCGGCGTCGCCGCGTATTCGACGGAGCGTCTAAAGCAGGAACTCGATTGGATCGAGGCCCACGTGGGCGGTAAGCCGTATGGCGTCGATCTCATCGTGCCCAACGCATACGAAGGCAAAGGCGGGGCGTCTGCCAGCGTTGATGCGCTGGTGGATGGGCTGCCCGCAAAGCACAAAGACTTCGCGACGAGCATTCTTGAGAAGCACGGGATCAAGAGCGGCGAGCTTGATGAAGCGCGCAAGAATGCTGGTGGCTTTGCGCGCAACCTGGCCGATGGCGGGGCGTCGTCGCTTGAGGTGGCGTTTCAGTATCCGATCAAGTTGATCGCCAATGCGCTCGGCACGCCGCCGCCGTTGATGATTGAGATGGGCAAGCAGCATGGCGTTGCGGTAGCCGCGCTCGTCGGCGCCAAGGAGCATGCGTTGGCGCAAGCTGCGGCGGGTGTCGACATCATCATTGCGGCGGGCACCGAGGCGGGCGGCCATTGCGGCGATGTGACAACAATGGTGTTGGTGCCGGAAGTGGTTGAGGCGCTCAGCGCTGCAAACATCGACGTGCCGGTGCTCGCGGCGGGCGGCATCGTTACGGGTGCTCAAATGGCGGCGGCAATGGCGATGGGTGCGGCCGGCGCATGGTGCGGTTCGGTGTGGCTGACGACGCCAGAGGCTGAGACGAGCGAGGTCATCAAGAAAAAGCTCCTTGCCGCCAGTTCACGTGACACGGTGCGGTCTAAGTCGCGCACCGGAAAGTATTCGCGCCAGCTTCGCTCGCCGTGGACGGATGCATGGGAAGCGGAGGCGGCGCCGAAGCCGCTGGCGATGCCATTGCAGACCTTCATTTCCGAGCCGCCGCTGCGGCTGATCGATAAGCTCGCGGATGGCGGGCACCCCGGCGCGCAGGAGCTTGCGACCTATTGGGTCGGGCAAGGCGTCGGGCTGATGAACGAACCGCTTTCGGCGGGGGCGGTCGTGCAGCAGTTCAAGGAAGACTTCGCGCGGGCGTACGAGCGCTTAGCGGCAGCGATCGGCGCCTAG